The proteins below come from a single Alkalispirillum mobile genomic window:
- the tolQ gene encoding protein TolQ, translating into MSGELSITHLILEASLLVQLVMLILVLASVSSWALIFFKRATIRKAHSGAVQFEERFWSGGNLAEIYRHMREPHPDHGGLERIFRAGFKEFTRMRKQTGTAPGTMVEASHRAMRVSLSREMDDLERHLPFLATVGSVSPYVGLFGTVWGIMNSFRALGEMQQATLATVAPGIAEALIATALGLFAAIPAVIAYNQYANQVERLINRYETFVEEFTSILQRNTHGPSEFTAGQPAQ; encoded by the coding sequence ATGTCGGGCGAACTATCCATTACCCACCTTATTCTCGAGGCCAGTCTGCTGGTGCAGCTGGTCATGCTGATCCTGGTGCTGGCGTCGGTCAGCTCCTGGGCGCTGATCTTTTTCAAGCGCGCCACCATCCGCAAGGCCCACTCCGGGGCAGTGCAGTTCGAGGAGCGCTTCTGGTCGGGCGGCAACCTGGCGGAGATCTACCGCCACATGCGCGAGCCGCACCCGGACCACGGCGGGCTGGAGCGCATCTTCCGCGCCGGGTTCAAGGAGTTCACCCGGATGCGCAAGCAGACCGGCACGGCACCGGGCACCATGGTTGAGGCCTCCCACCGCGCCATGCGGGTGTCACTCTCCCGCGAGATGGACGACCTGGAGCGGCACCTGCCCTTCCTGGCCACGGTGGGCTCGGTGAGCCCCTACGTGGGGCTGTTTGGGACGGTCTGGGGCATCATGAACAGCTTCCGCGCCCTGGGCGAGATGCAGCAGGCTACCCTGGCCACGGTGGCCCCGGGCATCGCCGAGGCGCTGATCGCCACCGCGCTGGGCCTGTTCGCCGCCATCCCCGCGGTCATCGCCTACAACCAGTACGCCAACCAGGTGGAGCGGCTGATCAACCGCTACGAGACCTTCGTGGAGGAGTTCACCAGCATCCTGCAGCGCAACACCCACGGCCCCTCGGAATTCACCGCCGGTCAGCCGGCGCAGTAA
- the tolR gene encoding protein TolR: MGHRSRRRPMSEINVVPYIDVMLVLLVIFMVTAPLLYQGVDVDLPQVDAQAEQDPPQEPVIVSVDADGRYYLNMADDPEAAMTAGELSDAVAALLADNPDKRVLVNGDSNVPYGDVVSVMVRLRDAGAAGVGLMTRTPEGEG, from the coding sequence ATGGGCCACCGCAGCCGGCGGCGGCCGATGTCGGAGATCAACGTGGTGCCCTACATCGACGTGATGCTGGTGCTGCTGGTGATCTTCATGGTCACCGCGCCGCTGCTTTACCAGGGGGTGGACGTGGACCTGCCCCAGGTGGATGCGCAGGCGGAGCAGGACCCGCCGCAGGAGCCGGTGATCGTCTCGGTGGATGCCGATGGCCGCTACTACCTGAACATGGCCGACGACCCCGAGGCCGCCATGACCGCCGGTGAACTTTCCGACGCGGTGGCGGCCTTACTGGCGGACAACCCGGACAAGCGGGTGCTGGTAAACGGTGACAGTAACGTGCCCTACGGCGATGTGGTCTCGGTGATGGTCCGGTTGCGCGATGCGGGTGCGGCCGGCGTCGGGCTGATGACCCGCACGCCGGAGGGCGAGGGCTGA